One sulfur-oxidizing endosymbiont of Gigantopelta aegis genomic region harbors:
- the mutY gene encoding A/G-specific adenine glycosylase, whose protein sequence is MSKQTPAQFAKALLKWFDQHGRKDLPWQKNKTPYRVWISEIMLQQTQVKTVIPYYQRFMHNFPDLDALAKAPHDDVLHLWTGLGYYARARNLHKTAQIIAQEHASQFPDDREALQALPGIGRSTAGAILSFAKGQHHAILDGNVKRVLCRYYRIQGWSGHSKTQQALWTLSENITPKKRCDDFNQAMMDLGSSLCSRSKPQCSLCPLQKGCESFQHQQQNLYPQAKPKKTMPVKSAYLLMLLTPEGEVLLEKRPEHGIWGSLWSFPQCEKHDDIQVWLDKYHFKTINDIVIQTEFRHTFSHYHLQTSPVSITIAPPSSVMDDQHFIWFNPQKPLKLGMPTPITKLISQLNSSTNK, encoded by the coding sequence ATCAGCAAACAAACACCGGCCCAATTTGCTAAAGCACTACTCAAATGGTTTGACCAACACGGCAGAAAAGATCTCCCCTGGCAGAAAAATAAAACCCCCTATCGCGTCTGGATTTCTGAAATCATGCTGCAACAAACGCAGGTCAAAACCGTCATTCCTTACTACCAGCGATTTATGCACAATTTTCCTGATCTCGATGCGCTGGCAAAAGCCCCTCATGACGATGTACTGCATCTCTGGACAGGACTGGGCTATTACGCCCGTGCTCGCAACTTGCATAAAACAGCTCAAATCATTGCCCAAGAACATGCCAGCCAATTTCCCGATGACAGAGAAGCATTACAAGCCTTGCCCGGCATCGGGCGTTCCACAGCCGGTGCGATTTTATCCTTCGCCAAAGGTCAGCACCATGCTATTCTTGATGGCAATGTGAAACGAGTCCTATGCCGCTATTACCGCATACAAGGCTGGAGTGGCCACTCAAAAACACAACAAGCACTTTGGACATTATCTGAAAACATCACCCCTAAGAAACGCTGTGATGACTTCAATCAGGCCATGATGGATTTGGGTTCAAGTTTATGCAGTCGTAGCAAGCCCCAGTGCTCACTATGCCCCTTACAAAAAGGCTGTGAATCATTTCAGCATCAGCAACAGAACTTATACCCACAAGCTAAGCCAAAGAAAACAATGCCAGTTAAAAGTGCTTATTTGCTCATGCTACTTACCCCAGAAGGTGAAGTGCTACTGGAAAAACGTCCTGAACACGGTATTTGGGGCAGTTTATGGTCCTTTCCACAATGTGAAAAGCATGATGATATTCAAGTCTGGTTGGATAAATATCATTTTAAGACGATTAACGATATTGTCATACAAACAGAATTTCGCCACACATTTAGTCACTACCACCTGCAAACAAGTCCTGTTTCCATTACCATAGCCCCCCCTTCAAGCGTGATGGATGATCAACATTTCATCTGGTTCAACCCTCAAAAACCATTGAAATTAGGTATGCCCACCCCCATTACAAAGCTTATATCACAATTGAATAGCAGTACTAACAAGTAA
- a CDS encoding oxidative damage protection protein produces MSRMVNCVKLGKEAEGLERLTYPGELGKRIFENISKEAWAGWVKHQTMLLNEYRLSPIDPEHRKFLEKEMDKFLFSDEEPAKPDDYKPQ; encoded by the coding sequence ATGTCACGAATGGTAAACTGTGTAAAATTAGGAAAAGAAGCCGAAGGCCTCGAACGATTAACTTATCCTGGTGAGCTGGGCAAACGAATTTTTGAAAATATTTCCAAAGAAGCATGGGCGGGATGGGTAAAACACCAAACCATGTTGCTCAATGAATATCGCCTATCCCCCATTGATCCTGAACACCGAAAATTCTTAGAAAAAGAAATGGACAAATTTCTCTTCAGTGATGAAGAGCCAGCAAAACCAGACGACTATAAGCCTCAGTAG
- a CDS encoding sensor domain-containing diguanylate cyclase: MWNRKLRFVALLTSLLLVGFLSTSYISYFVAHESVINQIEKTTLPLTSDNIYSEIQRDLLRPIFISSIMAQDTFVRDWIINGEQDEKAIIRFLKEIQIQYGTITSFFVSEKTRKYYHSSGVLKVVSKINQQDSWYFRVQNMHQDYEINVDVDTAKKQAYTIFINHRVYDYNGVYLGAIGVGLAVEAVKSLIEDYKNRYGRQIYFIDTQGNLTLRGTSHHGTENIRQEQGLSIFANEILSSANSSFNYEKEGKKTYLNSRFVPEFDWYLIVEQQQDEDEMRIQNTLIINLLVSAVISLIIIFLVYLLISRYQHKLETMAATDKLTGAANRQIFEMLFSQARTQAKRRDSHLSMIMLDIDYFKQVNDTYGHPTGDVVLKKLTHIIKENIRESDILFRWGGEEFLIILPECDQQKAVYIAEKIRSSVENESIKFAGKSLSITISLGVASLLANDHADELVSRSDKALYKAKENGRNRVEMGIV, from the coding sequence ATGTGGAATAGAAAATTACGCTTTGTCGCATTATTAACAAGCTTGCTACTCGTTGGATTTTTATCAACCAGTTATATCAGTTACTTTGTCGCACACGAATCAGTTATCAACCAAATTGAAAAAACTACCTTACCACTCACTAGCGATAATATTTACTCTGAGATACAACGCGATCTATTACGCCCCATCTTTATTTCATCAATCATGGCACAAGATACCTTTGTACGAGACTGGATTATAAACGGTGAACAAGATGAAAAGGCTATCATTCGATTTTTAAAAGAAATTCAGATTCAATATGGCACTATCACCAGCTTTTTTGTGTCTGAGAAAACACGTAAATATTACCATTCCAGCGGCGTTTTAAAAGTTGTCAGTAAAATAAACCAACAAGATAGCTGGTACTTTCGCGTACAAAACATGCATCAGGATTATGAAATTAACGTTGATGTTGATACCGCAAAAAAACAAGCTTATACCATCTTTATTAATCATCGTGTTTATGACTACAATGGTGTTTATCTTGGCGCTATTGGCGTAGGCTTGGCTGTTGAAGCGGTTAAAAGTCTAATTGAAGACTACAAAAATCGCTATGGGCGACAAATATATTTTATTGATACCCAAGGCAACCTCACTTTACGAGGAACCTCTCATCACGGCACAGAAAACATACGCCAGGAACAGGGTTTATCAATATTTGCCAACGAAATTCTTAGCTCAGCCAATAGCTCGTTCAATTATGAAAAGGAGGGTAAAAAAACCTACTTAAATAGCCGCTTTGTACCCGAATTTGATTGGTATCTTATTGTTGAACAGCAACAAGATGAGGATGAAATGCGTATTCAAAACACCCTCATCATCAACCTGCTGGTCAGCGCAGTTATTTCACTCATTATTATCTTCCTAGTCTACTTGCTCATCAGCCGCTACCAACACAAATTGGAAACTATGGCAGCAACCGACAAATTGACAGGCGCCGCTAATCGTCAAATCTTTGAAATGCTTTTTTCACAAGCGCGCACTCAGGCCAAACGTCGCGATAGCCACCTATCAATGATAATGCTTGATATCGACTATTTTAAACAAGTCAACGACACTTATGGCCATCCCACCGGTGACGTAGTGTTAAAAAAACTAACCCATATTATCAAAGAAAACATACGTGAATCCGATATATTATTTCGCTGGGGAGGTGAAGAATTTCTTATTATTTTACCTGAATGCGATCAACAAAAAGCCGTTTATATTGCTGAAAAAATTCGTAGTTCGGTGGAAAATGAAAGCATAAAATTTGCCGGAAAATCCTTATCCATTACAATAAGCCTTGGCGTAGCAAGTCTTTTAGCAAATGATCATGCCGATGAATTAGTGTCACGTTCAGATAAAGCACTCTATAAAGCTAAAGAGAATGGACGCAATAGAGTTGAGATGGGCATAGTATAG
- a CDS encoding GGDEF domain-containing protein: protein MARKLLQLLLIILIASSALSFTSFNFIVSAIEKHELANEKLLLNDIRAQINLSFNLLDKLLLQKKNNYLELHQFAQEFLQKNKTPADFVELQTILKEKSGFPIELYIINADFKIIKTSFPPDLGLDFGAAPFKNIAHYLKKIRRTKQIMVGQPNIEFISKKVKIYSMSVLDDNHYLELAFIDPDINEYFKKLIDYTSHRDGVQISLFVEFWNNMLIPMTFIPEKNSNKKIALFQELESKTKSDQQAFNKIISEKVPYQVQTIAPQGHKINSYYLQLAGFSSPYIKKYSSKYLAKVVFDQHKILLIKEQFKLFLILSLGLTISAIIIFALYIRNWLITPINLVLSAIQKKLPVDIKKPLADSHEIKEIALTYNETLEHLKQTMNKLEQRSSKDPMTGLDNRRKFTESFKLEVQRAKRHQTHLALAMIDLDGFKKYNDFYGHQKGDQLLIEFAQQMQQRFLRPSDHLCRMGGDEFSILLVAIEPTHIISTFNEFQETWNTHYRDNIINVQDDSQIVVTASIGIYTFSSQNSPDWETAYQQADIALYRAKDKGRNLIELIEDAPLLVSE, encoded by the coding sequence ATGGCTCGCAAGTTACTCCAACTCTTATTAATTATTCTTATTGCATCCAGTGCATTATCTTTTACCAGTTTTAATTTCATAGTTTCTGCTATTGAGAAACATGAGCTAGCAAATGAAAAACTCTTGCTCAATGACATCCGTGCGCAAATTAACCTTTCTTTTAACCTGCTTGATAAACTACTCCTTCAGAAAAAAAATAATTATTTAGAACTACATCAATTTGCCCAAGAATTTCTGCAAAAAAACAAAACACCTGCCGATTTTGTCGAACTACAAACAATCTTAAAAGAAAAATCCGGCTTCCCAATTGAGTTATATATTATCAATGCTGATTTTAAAATCATAAAAACATCATTTCCCCCCGACCTAGGCTTGGATTTTGGTGCAGCACCTTTTAAAAATATAGCCCATTATTTAAAAAAAATCAGACGAACCAAACAAATCATGGTCGGGCAACCCAATATAGAATTCATTAGTAAAAAAGTGAAAATTTATTCTATGTCGGTGCTTGATGACAATCACTATCTGGAACTCGCCTTTATCGATCCGGATATCAATGAATATTTTAAAAAATTAATTGACTATACTTCTCACAGAGACGGCGTACAAATCTCCCTATTTGTTGAATTTTGGAATAACATGCTCATACCCATGACCTTTATTCCCGAAAAAAACAGTAATAAAAAAATTGCACTTTTTCAAGAATTGGAGTCAAAGACTAAAAGTGATCAACAGGCCTTTAATAAAATCATCAGCGAAAAAGTCCCCTATCAAGTTCAAACAATCGCGCCTCAAGGGCACAAAATAAATAGCTATTATCTCCAACTAGCCGGTTTTTCAAGTCCTTACATTAAGAAATATTCCTCAAAATACCTTGCCAAGGTTGTTTTTGATCAACACAAGATTTTACTCATTAAAGAACAATTTAAACTCTTCCTGATATTGTCATTAGGACTGACCATATCTGCAATCATCATTTTTGCACTTTATATTCGCAACTGGCTGATAACGCCAATTAATCTAGTACTCAGTGCCATCCAAAAAAAATTACCCGTTGACATAAAAAAACCATTGGCCGATTCTCATGAAATAAAAGAAATCGCTCTCACCTATAATGAAACGCTTGAACACCTCAAGCAAACCATGAATAAATTAGAGCAACGTTCAAGCAAAGATCCTATGACTGGACTTGATAATAGAAGAAAGTTTACTGAATCATTTAAGCTGGAAGTTCAACGAGCAAAACGTCATCAAACCCATCTCGCATTAGCAATGATTGACCTTGATGGCTTCAAAAAATACAATGATTTTTATGGTCACCAAAAAGGCGATCAACTATTAATCGAATTTGCTCAACAAATGCAACAACGTTTTCTACGACCATCGGATCACCTATGCCGAATGGGTGGCGATGAATTCAGCATATTACTCGTTGCTATAGAGCCAACTCACATAATCTCAACCTTTAATGAGTTTCAAGAAACATGGAATACTCACTACCGTGACAATATCATAAACGTTCAAGATGATTCTCAGATTGTAGTGACCGCTTCTATTGGCATTTATACTTTTAGCAGCCAGAATTCACCTGATTGGGAAACGGCTTATCAACAGGCTGATATAGCCCTGTATCGAGCTAAAGACAAGGGGCGGAACCTTATTGAACTCATAGAAGATGCTCCATTGCTTGTCTCAGAATGA
- a CDS encoding transposase has translation MACMYFQEPSLAQFQLRMEEELHKNNLRTLFGVENIPQNSQLRKILDAVPSEGFAPIFKDLFERLRRHKHLEDYAIFPNILLCVIDGTQYHSSKDIHCEQCLHKEHKSGEITYSHAVLQGAIMHPDKKQVLPVMPEAIQNKDGTEKQDCEINASKRFIAQLKKDHPRQGFVICGDGLMSHQPMIETIKDNKMHYLLVTKPGDHKYLFEWLNDFTELSSFETIDEKGRTHQYRWKNAVPLHGEADAVTVNFLEYHLINSEGKITYRNSWVTDFQVSEHNIIQLVQAGRCRWKIENECFNTLKNQGYSIEHNYGHGKQHLSYNMYLLTLLAFYFHQIFELTDGAYQACRTKAGSKRYLWEMFRGTIQFLVMDSWEEMMDLYLNPDDYEVTKTKKS, from the coding sequence ATGGCCTGTATGTATTTTCAAGAGCCTTCCCTTGCACAGTTTCAGTTGCGAATGGAAGAAGAGCTTCATAAAAATAATTTACGAACCCTCTTTGGTGTTGAGAATATACCTCAAAACAGTCAACTGCGAAAGATACTTGATGCTGTGCCCAGTGAAGGGTTCGCCCCCATTTTTAAAGATTTGTTTGAACGTCTGAGACGGCACAAACATTTAGAAGATTATGCTATTTTTCCCAATATATTACTGTGCGTAATTGATGGCACCCAGTATCACAGTTCAAAAGACATTCATTGTGAACAATGCCTGCATAAAGAACATAAAAGCGGTGAAATCACTTACAGTCATGCCGTATTACAAGGTGCCATCATGCACCCAGATAAAAAACAAGTGTTACCAGTCATGCCTGAAGCCATCCAAAATAAAGATGGTACAGAGAAACAAGACTGTGAGATCAATGCCAGCAAACGCTTCATTGCTCAATTGAAAAAAGACCACCCTCGCCAAGGCTTTGTTATCTGTGGTGATGGACTGATGTCACACCAACCGATGATTGAAACCATTAAAGATAATAAAATGCATTATCTTCTGGTGACCAAACCAGGTGATCATAAATATCTTTTCGAATGGCTCAATGACTTTACTGAATTGTCCTCATTTGAAACCATCGATGAGAAAGGTCGTACCCATCAGTATCGTTGGAAAAATGCAGTTCCATTACATGGTGAAGCTGATGCCGTCACCGTTAACTTCCTTGAGTATCATCTCATCAATTCAGAAGGAAAGATCACCTATCGTAATAGCTGGGTGACTGACTTTCAAGTCAGTGAGCACAATATTATCCAACTGGTTCAGGCTGGGCGTTGTAGATGGAAGATTGAGAATGAGTGTTTTAACACGCTGAAAAATCAGGGCTATTCTATAGAACATAATTATGGTCATGGTAAACAACATCTCAGCTATAACATGTACCTACTTACCTTGCTGGCCTTTTACTTTCATCAAATATTTGAGCTGACCGATGGGGCTTATCAGGCCTGTCGAACTAAAGCAGGTTCTAAGCGGTATTTGTGGGAAATGTTCAGAGGGACTATTCAGTTTCTTGTCATGGATTCATGGGAGGAAATGATGGATTTGTATTTAAATCCAGATGACTACGAGGTAACGAAAACGAAAAAATCTTAA
- the istA gene encoding IS21 family transposase — translation MSGKSITQEQVKLYMSHRKQPNHTQASSAAKAGFSERSARRIDTGKHPGGTTQPRQYKTRKDPLNGAFEQHLVPLLEIEPKLQPITLLEALEELEPGQFDNTHLRTLQRRVKRWRAQEGPEQEVIFQQKHIAGDMGISDYTWANELKITIDGEEFKHKLYHYRLVYSGWTYVQVVLGGESFESLSSGLQNALWQSGGVPVSHRTDSLSAAFNNHYEQEKLTERYEKLCQYYGIKATRNNKGIAHENGAIESPNGHLKRRIEQKLLLRGSRDFTALLDYEAFIDDIVRQINIRCKTRFNEEKAHLKPLPSRRTNGFSELYVKVTTRSTISVKRVTYTVPSRLIGTTLLIHIYDQHLDCFYGHELTLSLKRIYAHRHIRSRSINYKHIIHSLAKKPNAFKSSAYRDDIVPEGDFTLIWENLKQTGIHDDDCRYMVSLLSIADAYDCEAALGRFVLASLEAGSRVSIKACRDFFAPMSVDRPQYTSQQHDLSTYNVLLGN, via the coding sequence ATGTCTGGAAAATCAATTACCCAAGAACAGGTCAAGTTATACATGTCACATCGAAAACAACCGAATCACACTCAAGCTTCATCAGCAGCCAAAGCAGGATTTTCAGAAAGATCAGCGCGACGCATTGATACAGGTAAGCACCCCGGCGGCACCACACAGCCCAGACAGTACAAAACTCGAAAAGATCCCTTAAATGGTGCTTTTGAACAACATTTAGTGCCCTTACTTGAGATTGAGCCCAAACTACAGCCCATTACCTTATTAGAAGCACTGGAAGAGCTAGAACCCGGTCAATTTGACAACACTCACCTAAGAACACTGCAACGCCGAGTCAAACGCTGGCGTGCTCAGGAAGGACCGGAGCAAGAAGTTATTTTTCAACAAAAACACATTGCCGGTGATATGGGTATTTCAGATTACACCTGGGCTAATGAGCTTAAAATCACGATTGACGGAGAAGAGTTTAAACACAAACTTTATCACTACCGATTGGTTTATAGTGGCTGGACTTATGTTCAAGTTGTCTTAGGTGGAGAGAGCTTTGAATCTCTTTCTTCAGGCTTACAAAATGCGCTATGGCAATCAGGCGGTGTCCCTGTAAGCCACCGAACCGATAGCCTAAGTGCTGCATTTAACAATCATTATGAACAAGAAAAGCTGACCGAGCGTTATGAAAAATTATGTCAATACTATGGTATAAAAGCCACTCGAAACAATAAAGGCATTGCCCATGAAAATGGAGCCATTGAATCCCCTAATGGTCATTTAAAACGCCGAATCGAACAAAAGCTACTCCTTCGTGGCAGTCGAGATTTTACCGCCTTATTGGATTATGAAGCCTTTATTGATGACATCGTTCGCCAAATAAACATACGCTGTAAAACACGATTTAATGAAGAAAAAGCACACTTAAAACCGCTTCCCAGCCGCCGCACCAATGGCTTTAGTGAGCTCTATGTTAAAGTCACCACAAGGAGTACCATTTCAGTTAAACGAGTCACTTATACCGTACCCTCCCGATTGATTGGTACCACGTTATTGATCCATATTTATGATCAACATTTAGATTGTTTCTATGGTCATGAATTGACCTTAAGTTTAAAGCGTATTTATGCACACCGCCATATCCGTTCGCGTTCAATCAATTATAAACATATCATTCACTCGTTAGCCAAAAAGCCCAATGCCTTTAAATCATCGGCTTACCGAGATGATATTGTCCCAGAAGGTGATTTCACCCTGATTTGGGAAAATCTCAAACAAACGGGCATTCATGATGATGATTGCCGTTATATGGTGAGCTTGCTGTCCATTGCCGATGCCTATGATTGTGAAGCAGCGCTGGGTCGTTTTGTCTTAGCCTCGTTAGAAGCCGGCAGTCGAGTTTCCATCAAAGCGTGCCGTGACTTTTTTGCGCCCATGTCGGTTGATAGACCTCAGTACACCAGTCAGCAACATGACTTATCGACCTACAATGTATTACTGGGGAATTAA